The following proteins are co-located in the Paludibaculum fermentans genome:
- a CDS encoding DnaA N-terminal domain-containing protein, giving the protein MLEKNTWEAIKEQLHHKLTSEAYQNWVSRTEFLELDGARLRVAVPDEVTKIWLESEYAPKVATAIRDLRLPIAEIHYELAPLSAQLVDRNSPRPVNGAAAAPAPEFPAVNSQLNPRLTFSSFVVGSCNQFAHAASLAVANSPSKSYNPPVHLRWQRNG; this is encoded by the coding sequence ATGTTGGAAAAAAATACATGGGAAGCGATCAAAGAGCAGCTACATCACAAGTTAACCTCGGAGGCCTACCAGAACTGGGTATCTCGTACGGAGTTCCTGGAGCTGGATGGTGCAAGGTTACGGGTGGCTGTACCAGACGAAGTAACCAAGATCTGGCTGGAGAGTGAGTATGCGCCGAAGGTAGCTACGGCGATCCGGGATTTGCGATTGCCAATCGCCGAAATCCACTATGAGCTCGCCCCGTTGTCGGCGCAGCTTGTGGACCGGAACTCGCCCCGCCCGGTGAATGGGGCCGCCGCCGCACCCGCGCCGGAATTCCCCGCGGTCAACAGCCAGTTGAACCCCCGCCTGACGTTCTCCTCGTTTGTGGTGGGTTCCTGCAACCAGTTCGCCCATGCGGCCTCCCTGGCCGTGGCCAACTCGCCTTCCAAAAGCTATAACCCCCCTGTTCATTTACGGTGGCAGCGGAATGGGTAA
- the dnaN gene encoding DNA polymerase III subunit beta, translating to MEFTVSKADLVRELNLSQGVVERKTTIPILSNVLLELSGERLTLTATDLELGIRCSTPAKVKSAGAGTIPAKKLLDYVRLLPDADVVVKFSDNHWASLTCGRSKTRIAGMSRESYPELPEMPEPLAQLPLALLSSMISKTIFAISAEESRFTLNGALLQVKGKTITMVATDGHRLALVECENPMQSETNYKALLPRKAMAEILKLASDSETKDAAVDFSGDDNHLFFQVGARLLISRKLTGNFPDFERVLPKSHSHTVAIERDELRASIERVAQFSDERSRAIKVRFADNEATIHSSLSESGESEESLAVEYGGPTVEIGFNAQYLLEFLRAVPEAKVAFHFKDAQSAGELTPSGEGVDYKYRYVVMPMRI from the coding sequence ATGGAGTTCACCGTCAGCAAAGCCGACCTCGTTCGCGAGCTGAATCTGTCGCAAGGCGTGGTCGAGCGTAAGACCACCATTCCAATCCTGTCGAATGTTCTGCTCGAGCTCTCCGGTGAGCGGCTGACCTTGACGGCCACGGATCTGGAACTGGGCATCCGTTGTTCGACGCCCGCCAAAGTGAAGTCGGCCGGGGCAGGCACCATTCCTGCCAAGAAGCTGCTCGACTATGTCCGCCTGTTGCCCGACGCCGATGTCGTGGTCAAGTTCAGCGACAACCACTGGGCCAGCCTCACCTGCGGCCGTTCCAAGACGCGCATTGCCGGTATGTCGAGGGAGAGCTACCCCGAACTGCCCGAGATGCCGGAGCCGCTGGCTCAGCTTCCTCTCGCGCTGCTCAGCAGCATGATTTCGAAGACGATCTTCGCCATTTCCGCGGAGGAGTCTCGCTTCACCCTCAACGGCGCACTACTACAGGTGAAGGGCAAGACCATCACGATGGTTGCCACTGACGGACATCGCCTCGCCCTGGTCGAATGTGAGAACCCGATGCAGAGCGAGACGAACTACAAGGCGCTGCTGCCACGGAAGGCGATGGCTGAGATTCTCAAGCTCGCTTCGGATTCCGAAACGAAGGACGCTGCCGTCGACTTCTCAGGCGATGACAACCACCTGTTCTTCCAGGTTGGGGCCCGCCTGCTGATCAGCCGCAAGCTCACCGGCAACTTCCCCGATTTTGAACGCGTTCTGCCAAAGTCCCACAGCCATACCGTAGCCATTGAACGGGACGAACTCCGCGCCTCCATTGAGCGTGTGGCCCAGTTTTCCGATGAGCGCTCTCGCGCCATCAAAGTGCGCTTCGCCGACAACGAAGCCACTATTCATTCCTCGCTCTCGGAGAGCGGCGAGTCGGAAGAGAGCCTGGCAGTGGAATACGGCGGCCCGACGGTCGAAATCGGTTTCAATGCACAGTATCTGCTAGAGTTCCTGCGCGCCGTGCCCGAGGCCAAGGTGGCCTTCCACTTCAAGGACGCGCAAAGCGCCGGAGAATTGACTCCGTCCGGCGAAGGCGTTGACTACAAGTACCGCTATGTCGTGATGCCCATGCGCATCTGA
- the gyrB gene encoding DNA topoisomerase (ATP-hydrolyzing) subunit B, whose product MSTPGTYDSSSIKVLEGLEAVRLRPAMYIGSTSEMGLHHLVYEVVDNSVDEAMAGYCTEIQATIHIDDSITIVDNGRGIPVGIKEEFGVSAAEIVMTKLHAGGKFDANTYKVSGGLHGVGVSCVNALSETLHLEIWREKATWEQDYERGLPKGPLTRTGKANKTGTKITFKADGTIMEATKFNFDTLATRLRETAFLNRGLKITLTDERVEPVKGHEFFYSGGIAEFIKHLNRGKNVLHEKPISIEGEREMPNGGTLVIDIAMQWNDSYSDQIFSYANNINTKDGGSHLTGFRTALTRTLNASARQAGLFKEVKDANLSGDDVLEGITAVVSVKLPQPQFEGQTKGKLNSDIGGLVQAIVNEKLTEFFDKNPSVMKKIIGKAVEAARAREAARKARELTRRKGALDSGGLPGKLADCQEKDPARCELFLVEGESAGGTAKTGRDRKYQAILPLKGKILNVEKARYDKMLGHDEIRAMITAIGTGIGKEDFDVSKLRYHKIILMTDADVDGSHIRTLLLTFFFRHMQELITRGHVYVAQPPLYRIKKGKSEKYIKNDEEFVREILRRATENVHVLSGVDGELRLEGGELRNFLMSLDEFQVLFTRLERRMRETVVVEALANPDFALDTKTDFANEEELRKVAAVLEGPRLKARVEPDEEHSAFKIIYHDDSHGDRTVGIELASMPEYKRLRVLAKQTQKFNQPPFVVVKDARRETINNWRELIAYLKNEGTRDCAVQRYKGLGEMNPDQLWSTTMNAESRTLLEVKLEDAVECEEIFTTLMGENVEARRKFIEDNALDVRNLDV is encoded by the coding sequence TTGAGCACTCCTGGCACTTACGATTCCAGCAGCATTAAGGTTCTGGAGGGTCTGGAGGCCGTGCGCCTCCGCCCCGCCATGTATATTGGCTCCACCAGCGAGATGGGGCTGCATCACCTGGTCTACGAAGTCGTCGACAACTCTGTGGACGAGGCCATGGCCGGCTATTGCACTGAGATTCAGGCGACTATTCATATCGACGATTCCATCACCATCGTCGACAACGGCCGCGGGATCCCTGTCGGCATCAAGGAAGAGTTTGGCGTGTCCGCCGCGGAGATCGTCATGACGAAGCTCCATGCCGGCGGCAAGTTTGACGCCAACACCTACAAAGTCTCCGGCGGCCTGCACGGCGTCGGCGTCAGCTGCGTGAACGCCCTGTCTGAGACGCTGCACCTCGAAATCTGGCGGGAAAAGGCGACCTGGGAGCAGGATTACGAGCGCGGCCTGCCCAAAGGCCCCCTCACCCGTACCGGTAAAGCGAACAAAACAGGCACAAAAATCACGTTCAAAGCCGACGGCACCATCATGGAGGCGACGAAGTTCAACTTCGACACCCTGGCCACCCGTCTGCGCGAAACCGCCTTTCTGAACCGCGGCCTCAAGATCACCCTGACCGACGAGCGCGTCGAGCCTGTCAAGGGCCATGAGTTCTTCTACTCCGGCGGCATTGCAGAGTTCATCAAGCACCTGAATCGCGGCAAGAACGTTCTACACGAAAAGCCCATCAGCATCGAAGGTGAACGCGAGATGCCCAATGGCGGCACGCTCGTCATCGACATCGCGATGCAGTGGAACGACAGCTACTCCGACCAGATCTTCTCCTACGCCAACAACATCAACACGAAGGATGGCGGTTCGCACCTCACCGGCTTCCGCACCGCGCTCACCCGCACGCTGAACGCCAGCGCCCGGCAGGCCGGGCTGTTCAAGGAAGTGAAGGACGCCAATCTCTCCGGCGACGACGTGTTGGAAGGCATCACCGCCGTCGTCAGCGTGAAGCTGCCTCAACCGCAGTTTGAAGGCCAGACCAAGGGCAAGCTCAATTCCGACATCGGCGGGCTGGTCCAGGCGATCGTGAACGAGAAGCTCACCGAATTCTTCGACAAGAATCCGTCGGTGATGAAGAAGATTATTGGCAAGGCCGTGGAAGCGGCCCGGGCCCGCGAAGCCGCCCGCAAAGCGCGCGAACTCACGCGCCGCAAGGGTGCGCTCGATTCCGGCGGCCTGCCCGGGAAACTGGCCGACTGCCAGGAGAAGGATCCCGCCCGCTGCGAACTGTTCCTGGTCGAGGGCGAATCGGCCGGCGGCACGGCGAAGACCGGCCGCGATCGTAAATACCAGGCCATCCTGCCTCTCAAAGGTAAGATTCTAAACGTCGAAAAGGCCCGCTACGACAAGATGCTGGGCCACGACGAAATCCGCGCCATGATCACGGCCATCGGCACGGGGATTGGCAAGGAAGATTTCGACGTCAGCAAGCTTCGCTACCACAAGATCATCCTGATGACGGACGCCGACGTCGACGGCAGCCACATCCGGACCCTGCTGTTGACCTTCTTCTTCCGTCACATGCAGGAGTTGATCACCCGCGGCCACGTGTATGTCGCGCAACCGCCGCTGTATCGCATCAAGAAGGGCAAGAGCGAAAAGTACATCAAGAACGACGAAGAGTTCGTTCGGGAGATCCTGCGCCGCGCCACGGAGAACGTCCATGTGTTGAGCGGTGTCGACGGCGAGCTTCGCCTGGAAGGCGGGGAACTCCGTAACTTCCTGATGTCATTGGACGAATTCCAGGTTCTGTTCACCCGCCTGGAACGCCGCATGCGGGAAACCGTTGTGGTCGAGGCGCTGGCCAACCCTGATTTCGCCCTGGATACCAAGACGGATTTTGCCAACGAGGAAGAGCTGCGCAAAGTGGCGGCTGTCCTGGAAGGACCCCGCTTGAAGGCGCGCGTCGAGCCGGACGAAGAACACTCCGCGTTCAAGATCATTTACCACGATGATTCGCACGGCGACCGCACGGTCGGCATTGAGCTCGCCTCCATGCCGGAGTACAAACGGCTGCGCGTCCTGGCGAAACAGACCCAGAAGTTTAACCAGCCGCCCTTTGTTGTGGTGAAGGACGCCCGGCGCGAGACCATCAACAACTGGCGCGAACTGATCGCCTACCTCAAGAATGAAGGTACGCGCGATTGCGCCGTCCAACGCTACAAGGGTCTGGGTGAAATGAACCCGGATCAACTTTGGAGCACGACCATGAACGCCGAATCGCGGACGCTTCTGGAAGTGAAGTTGGAAGACGCTGTCGAGTGCGAAGAGATCTTCACAACCCTGATGGGCGAGAATGTCGAAGCGCGCCGTAAGTTCATCGAGGACAATGCGCTGGACGTTCGCAATCTCGACGTCTAG
- a CDS encoding DUF1800 family protein, translating into MRRVLFLLAIPLIAAAPHLTEEQRTEHLLARATFGARPGDVEKVRQLGWKKWLDLQLHPERIQEDPQLEEKLQPLESLRMSSEELARTYPRPNQKKISRRRTLRVRPGLLGRASAWRKQQHNSVGTIYWRWGRRE; encoded by the coding sequence ATGCGAAGAGTTCTGTTCCTCCTGGCCATCCCGCTGATTGCGGCCGCTCCGCACCTGACGGAAGAACAACGTACGGAACACCTGCTGGCCCGGGCCACTTTTGGAGCGCGGCCCGGAGATGTGGAGAAGGTTCGGCAGCTGGGTTGGAAAAAGTGGCTGGATCTGCAGTTGCATCCTGAACGGATCCAGGAGGATCCGCAGCTGGAGGAAAAGCTGCAGCCGCTGGAGTCGCTCCGGATGTCGAGCGAAGAGCTGGCAAGAACCTATCCAAGACCCAACCAGAAAAAAATTTCGCGGCGGCGGACGCTACGCGTCCGCCCCGGCCTGCTCGGCCGGGCTTCCGCATGGCGGAAGCAACAACACAACAGCGTCGGGACTATCTACTGGAGGTGGGGCCGCCGCGAGTGA
- the dnaA gene encoding chromosomal replication initiator protein DnaA encodes MGKTHLIHAIGRALIDNHGALRLVYTSGERFMNEMIHCIRTDRMAAFHQHYRTADALLIDDIHSLAGKERTQEEFFHTFNELYDHQKQIVISSDQMPKNTPGLVERLRSRFEWGLMVDVQPPDLETKMAILDKKAEMEGIRLPEDVRIYIATKTKSSVRELEGAWTKLLAYSSVTNIPINLPMAQQALKQLLPGPERRITIDAVVRAVAERYNLQPSQLKQKTNAHEIARPRQVAMYICKELTPASLPEIGRHFGGKHHTTVLHSIRKVEELRQSDPDLNRLIHSVSDSFN; translated from the coding sequence ATGGGTAAGACCCATCTGATCCATGCCATCGGCCGCGCGCTCATCGACAACCATGGCGCCCTGCGCCTGGTCTACACCTCGGGCGAGCGGTTCATGAACGAGATGATTCACTGCATCCGCACCGATCGCATGGCCGCTTTCCACCAGCACTATCGCACCGCCGATGCGCTGCTGATCGACGACATCCATTCGCTGGCCGGCAAGGAACGCACCCAGGAAGAGTTCTTCCACACCTTCAATGAGCTCTACGACCACCAGAAGCAGATCGTGATCAGCAGCGACCAGATGCCCAAGAACACCCCGGGCCTGGTCGAGCGCCTGCGGTCCCGCTTCGAGTGGGGTCTCATGGTGGATGTCCAACCACCCGACCTCGAGACCAAGATGGCCATTCTTGACAAGAAGGCCGAGATGGAAGGCATCCGTCTGCCCGAGGACGTCCGCATCTACATCGCCACCAAGACGAAGTCGAGCGTCCGCGAGCTGGAAGGCGCCTGGACCAAGCTCCTGGCATACTCTTCCGTCACCAATATCCCCATCAATCTGCCGATGGCCCAGCAGGCGCTGAAGCAGCTTCTGCCCGGGCCGGAACGGCGCATCACCATCGATGCGGTCGTCCGGGCTGTGGCCGAGCGCTACAACCTGCAGCCCTCGCAGCTCAAACAGAAGACGAACGCCCACGAGATCGCCCGGCCCCGCCAGGTCGCCATGTACATCTGCAAGGAGCTCACACCCGCTTCCTTGCCTGAGATCGGACGCCACTTTGGGGGTAAGCACCACACGACCGTCCTCCATTCCATTCGCAAAGTGGAGGAGCTGCGCCAGTCCGACCCCGATTTGAACAGGCTGATCCACAGCGTATCCGATTCATTCAATTAG
- a CDS encoding response regulator — translation MAIVCLLGTVGVWHYRDQTHGRIFRVGYGNWPPGSQMGPDGKARGSIVETISMAAQRRGIQLEWVFAPEGPRDPTNRHNLDIWPMVGDFAENRRLYYISAPYIKITFWAITREGSTFDGNFAGKNVAARSGVILDGVIERLAPGGTIVRLPDQRAVMQAMCRGEVEVALVGDGLGDSVLELKRDACSSTRVRLHHLEQAANYYGVATRKGNRAAEQVADVLHDEIGSMVADGTFASIVLNWNTLASGQSVALFALQDLKRQTLLLKLCLGILICTILVLVCEERRLFASKHAAEEASRAKSAFLANMSHEIRTPMNGVLGMAELMLRTPLTAEQREYAETIDVSGRRLLELINDILDLAKVEAGKLRLQSAPFRAADVCHEVARLLRPRALNKGITLDVEIPTRVPLLVGDDLRIRQIVANLVGNAVKFTEHGGVTIRVDVVPRAKDLVDLRILVSDTGAGIPESKIPLLFQSFIQLDSTASRRHDGTGLGLVISRKLAAMMGGSIEVESKPGEGSRFTLFLPLRPADNTIEEVDTAKSSELTGSSMARVLVVEDNTVNQRLVRRMLERLGCEVDVAGDGHEALRKAQSFTFDLILMDWRLPGMDGLETTRLLRQSQVADHQVPIVALTANAMHGDREQCLQAGMSDYLAKPIQMAGLAAVLERWVPDRARKA, via the coding sequence GTGGCGATCGTGTGCTTGTTGGGCACGGTCGGGGTGTGGCATTACCGCGACCAAACGCACGGCAGAATCTTCCGCGTTGGGTATGGGAACTGGCCGCCCGGCTCGCAGATGGGCCCGGACGGCAAAGCCCGCGGCTCCATCGTGGAAACCATCTCGATGGCCGCGCAGCGCCGCGGCATCCAGCTCGAATGGGTTTTTGCTCCGGAAGGCCCCCGCGATCCCACGAACCGGCACAACCTTGACATCTGGCCCATGGTTGGCGACTTTGCTGAGAATCGCCGGCTGTACTACATCAGCGCCCCGTACATTAAGATCACGTTCTGGGCGATCACGCGCGAGGGCTCTACCTTTGACGGTAACTTCGCAGGAAAGAACGTAGCCGCGCGGTCCGGAGTCATCCTGGACGGTGTCATCGAGCGGCTCGCCCCCGGGGGAACCATCGTCAGGCTGCCCGACCAACGGGCCGTGATGCAAGCGATGTGCCGCGGAGAGGTTGAAGTGGCCCTGGTCGGCGACGGGCTGGGCGATTCGGTGCTGGAGTTGAAGCGGGACGCGTGCAGCTCAACCCGGGTCCGCCTGCATCACCTCGAGCAGGCGGCCAACTACTACGGAGTAGCTACGCGAAAGGGCAACCGGGCGGCCGAGCAGGTAGCCGATGTGCTGCATGACGAGATAGGAAGCATGGTAGCCGATGGCACCTTCGCCTCCATCGTATTGAATTGGAACACCTTAGCCAGCGGTCAAAGCGTGGCTCTCTTCGCCCTGCAGGATTTGAAACGCCAGACCTTGCTGCTGAAGTTGTGCCTGGGCATCCTGATTTGCACCATCCTTGTTCTTGTTTGCGAAGAGCGCCGGCTGTTCGCCTCCAAGCATGCCGCGGAAGAGGCCAGCCGGGCCAAGTCAGCTTTCCTGGCGAACATGAGCCATGAGATCCGCACCCCGATGAACGGAGTGCTCGGGATGGCCGAGCTCATGTTGCGCACCCCGCTCACCGCTGAACAGCGCGAGTATGCCGAAACGATTGATGTCTCCGGCCGCCGCCTGCTGGAGCTGATCAACGACATTCTCGATCTGGCCAAGGTGGAAGCCGGCAAACTGCGACTCCAATCGGCCCCTTTCCGGGCAGCGGACGTCTGCCACGAGGTTGCCCGGCTCCTGCGTCCCAGGGCTTTGAACAAGGGCATCACCCTGGATGTCGAGATCCCCACCCGGGTGCCGCTGCTGGTGGGGGATGATCTGCGCATCCGGCAGATTGTCGCGAATCTGGTAGGCAACGCCGTGAAGTTCACTGAACATGGTGGCGTCACCATTCGGGTGGACGTCGTCCCGCGCGCCAAGGACCTGGTAGACCTCAGGATCCTCGTTTCCGACACCGGAGCCGGCATCCCCGAATCGAAGATTCCCCTGCTTTTTCAGAGCTTTATCCAGCTGGATTCCACTGCCTCGCGCCGCCATGACGGCACGGGCCTCGGCCTTGTGATTTCGCGGAAACTCGCGGCGATGATGGGCGGCAGCATCGAGGTCGAATCCAAACCGGGCGAGGGCTCGAGATTCACGCTCTTCCTGCCTTTGCGGCCCGCCGACAATACGATCGAAGAGGTCGACACCGCAAAGTCCTCTGAGTTGACGGGCTCATCCATGGCTCGCGTTCTCGTCGTTGAGGACAATACGGTGAATCAGCGGCTGGTGCGCCGCATGCTCGAGCGTCTGGGCTGTGAGGTGGATGTGGCCGGTGACGGGCACGAGGCGCTGCGGAAGGCACAGTCGTTCACCTTCGACCTGATTCTGATGGACTGGCGGCTGCCTGGCATGGATGGTCTTGAAACGACAA
- a CDS encoding DUF1501 domain-containing protein produces MATRRVFLKSSALALFGVGAAPQWLARAAAGPERKKILVAVLQRGAADGLNIVVPHGDTRYAELRPTIGIARNTVIDLDGYFGLHPQLEPLKALYDSKQLAIVHATGSPDATRSHFDAQDYMESGTPGLKSTSDGWMNRALPRETNPSPLRAVSASGNLAKTLRGPQAAVAIGNVNDFQVRDRKMAGDYQSMYAASSDARLQTAGKETFEAMRMLESVRRANPSPDHGAVYPKGRLGQSLHQVAQLAKGNVGLEAAFADMGGWDHHTNELPQMENQLREFGQALAAFHRDLGDRMEDVVVVTMSEFGRTARENGTRGTDHGHANVMFAMGGGIHGGRVAGRWPGLETEQLYEGRDLAVTTDFRDVLGEVVTAHLGLGDLQTVFPGFRPGAAPGLFRG; encoded by the coding sequence ATGGCAACACGACGAGTGTTTCTCAAGAGTTCCGCGCTGGCTTTGTTCGGCGTGGGTGCGGCTCCGCAATGGCTGGCGCGGGCGGCGGCCGGTCCTGAACGCAAGAAGATCCTGGTGGCGGTGCTGCAGCGCGGGGCGGCCGATGGCCTGAATATCGTGGTACCTCACGGCGACACGCGCTATGCGGAACTACGGCCTACAATCGGGATCGCACGCAACACCGTCATTGACCTCGACGGCTACTTCGGCCTGCATCCGCAGCTCGAGCCCCTGAAGGCGCTTTACGATTCGAAGCAGCTTGCCATCGTACACGCCACCGGTTCGCCGGATGCGACGCGGTCGCACTTCGACGCGCAGGATTACATGGAGAGTGGAACTCCGGGGCTGAAGTCGACCAGTGACGGCTGGATGAACCGTGCGCTGCCGCGCGAAACGAACCCATCACCGCTGCGGGCCGTGAGCGCAAGCGGGAATCTGGCGAAGACGCTACGCGGGCCGCAGGCGGCAGTGGCCATCGGCAATGTGAACGACTTCCAGGTGCGCGACAGGAAGATGGCCGGCGACTATCAGTCAATGTACGCCGCTTCGAGCGACGCGCGGCTGCAGACCGCCGGGAAAGAAACGTTCGAGGCGATGCGGATGCTGGAGTCCGTACGCCGTGCCAATCCGTCGCCGGACCATGGCGCAGTCTATCCGAAAGGCCGGCTGGGCCAGAGCCTGCATCAGGTGGCGCAGTTGGCGAAAGGCAATGTCGGACTGGAAGCGGCGTTCGCGGACATGGGCGGCTGGGATCACCACACCAACGAACTGCCGCAGATGGAGAATCAGCTCCGGGAGTTTGGCCAGGCGCTGGCGGCGTTCCACCGCGATCTGGGCGACCGCATGGAGGACGTCGTCGTGGTCACGATGTCGGAGTTTGGCCGGACCGCACGGGAAAACGGCACGCGCGGCACCGATCATGGCCATGCCAACGTGATGTTCGCGATGGGCGGCGGCATCCATGGCGGGCGCGTAGCGGGCCGATGGCCGGGTCTTGAGACCGAACAGCTCTATGAAGGCCGCGACCTCGCCGTCACCACGGACTTCCGCGATGTATTGGGCGAGGTCGTGACGGCACACCTGGGGCTCGGCGATCTGCAGACCGTGTTTCCAGGCTTCCGGCCAGGCGCCGCACCAGGCTTGTTCAGGGGTTGA
- a CDS encoding DUF1800 domain-containing protein has protein sequence MIAYDLGEGKILRAVYSNLQLEEVLTDFWFNHFNVFFDKGADWYLTTSYERDAIRPNVLGKFKDLLIATARHPAMLFYLDNWQSVAPGSQPRQKQRGLNENYARELMELHTLGVDGGYSQKDIIEVARCFTGWTIRQPQQGGAFYFAPRLHDRGEKTVLGVKIASGGGEEDGLKVLELLARHPSTARFVCRELALRFVSDNPPAALVDRMAKEYLKTDGDLRAVVRTMFESKEFWSAEAYKSKIKSPLEFVASAVRAGEANITFGFGLAQIVERLGQPLYKKAEPTGYSNKSEEWVNSSGLVARLNFAGALAANRVPGIQVDAAKYKDSGAVWGSPEFQKR, from the coding sequence GTGATCGCGTACGACCTGGGTGAGGGGAAGATCCTGCGGGCCGTCTACTCCAATCTCCAGTTGGAAGAAGTCCTGACGGACTTCTGGTTCAACCACTTCAACGTCTTCTTCGACAAGGGCGCCGATTGGTATCTGACCACATCGTACGAACGCGACGCCATCCGTCCGAACGTTCTCGGCAAATTCAAGGATCTGCTCATTGCGACCGCCAGGCACCCGGCGATGCTCTTTTATCTGGACAACTGGCAGTCCGTTGCGCCGGGCTCGCAGCCGCGTCAAAAGCAGCGTGGATTGAATGAGAATTATGCCCGGGAGCTGATGGAGCTTCACACCCTGGGGGTGGATGGAGGCTATTCGCAAAAGGACATCATCGAAGTGGCGCGCTGTTTCACCGGCTGGACGATCCGGCAGCCTCAACAGGGTGGGGCGTTTTACTTCGCGCCGCGGCTCCACGACCGGGGCGAGAAAACCGTACTTGGCGTCAAGATTGCCTCGGGCGGCGGCGAAGAAGATGGGCTCAAGGTGCTCGAGTTGCTCGCCAGACACCCCTCAACCGCGCGTTTTGTGTGCCGCGAACTCGCTTTGCGGTTCGTCAGCGACAACCCGCCGGCCGCGCTCGTCGACCGGATGGCGAAAGAGTACCTGAAAACCGACGGCGACCTGCGGGCCGTGGTCCGAACCATGTTCGAGTCCAAGGAGTTCTGGTCGGCGGAGGCTTACAAGAGCAAAATAAAATCGCCTTTAGAATTCGTCGCCAGCGCTGTTCGCGCTGGCGAAGCGAACATCACCTTCGGTTTCGGCCTCGCCCAGATCGTGGAGCGCCTGGGGCAGCCGTTGTACAAGAAGGCTGAGCCTACGGGCTACTCCAACAAGTCGGAAGAGTGGGTCAATTCGTCGGGCCTCGTGGCACGCCTGAACTTCGCCGGAGCGCTGGCTGCGAACCGCGTACCAGGGATTCAGGTCGATGCGGCAAAGTACAAGGACTCCGGCGCGGTCTGGGGTTCGCCGGAGTTTCAGAAACGTTGA
- a CDS encoding AAA family ATPase, whose translation MFLKILSHPVFVQLNFHMPIVVDLTHPLVLLTGENGCGKSTLLHSIYYALQGEQIEGYIYRFEKQVEAPKIFLFDAEQHNPRMHPELFEGNPQMQEFIQAASHGQVMLSMFRETFPALPEGTILLLDEPEMALSVSNQRRILKMLMELVQEKKFRIICATHSPTLIDAPETYVINLDNHINKNVASTDMGIQGSSTIQ comes from the coding sequence ATGTTCCTCAAAATACTGTCGCACCCTGTCTTTGTCCAACTGAACTTCCATATGCCGATCGTGGTGGATCTCACGCATCCCCTCGTTCTGCTGACCGGTGAGAACGGCTGCGGCAAGTCGACGCTGTTGCACTCCATCTACTACGCCCTGCAGGGCGAACAGATTGAGGGCTACATCTACCGCTTCGAAAAGCAGGTGGAAGCGCCGAAGATCTTCCTGTTCGACGCGGAACAGCACAATCCGCGGATGCACCCTGAGCTGTTTGAAGGGAATCCGCAAATGCAGGAGTTCATCCAGGCGGCGAGCCACGGGCAGGTGATGCTGTCGATGTTCCGGGAGACGTTTCCGGCGCTGCCGGAGGGCACCATTCTGCTGCTGGACGAGCCGGAGATGGCGTTGTCGGTTTCCAACCAGCGCCGCATCCTCAAGATGCTGATGGAGTTGGTGCAGGAGAAGAAGTTCCGCATCATCTGCGCGACGCATTCCCCCACGCTGATCGATGCTCCGGAGACCTATGTGATCAACCTGGACAACCACATCAACAAGAATGTGGCGAGCACGGACATGGGGATTCAGGGTTCCAGCACGATCCAGTAA